The Pyricularia oryzae 70-15 chromosome 5, whole genome shotgun sequence genome includes a region encoding these proteins:
- a CDS encoding niemann-Pick C1 protein: MARISSLALSASLLLASLAAAEQPWTQKHEAGRCAMRGHCGKKSWFGKELPCVDNGPAENPDEDFRKLLVDLCGPKWETGPVCCDKSQVESLKSELSTPRQIVSSCPACKDNFYNLFCTFTCSPDQSLFVNVTKAQEKNGKLQITELDQLISSEYGTGFYDSCKDVKFGPSNSKAMDFIGGGAKNYTQLLKFLGDEKAIGSPFQINFPTEYSEPAMSPREMKPKRCNDDDPNFRCACVDCPQVCPELPAVKESGSCHVGSLPCLSFAAIFTYSIILFSLAVALTGGFVLKKHNERRRERLRLLQDPVRSDDEDEGDLVHNNAMLDRPQSNYPVNSWCDSAFSKLGHTAARFPGITIISSLIIVAVLSLGLFRFDIEKDPARLWVSPTSAAAQEKAFFDANFGPFYRAEKIFLVNDTNPSSPGPVLSYDNLIWWIDVENSVKQLKGPRFGAMLQDVCLKPTGSACVVQSVAAYFGNDADNVSKGGWKGNLRDCARSPVECRPDFGQPIDPGMILGGYGAGDDIADAQAMTVTWVLNNFPEGTSEEARAMDFEEALKNRLLKLQEEAADRGLRLSFSTEISLEQELNKSTNTDAKIIVISYIVMFLYASIALGSTTLNFREFFRNKSLFFVQSKFGLGIVGIAIVLLSIMASIGLFSWFGLKVTLIIVDVIPFIVLAVGVDNIFLIVHEFERVNISHPDLDVELRIAKALGRMGPSILFSAVTETASFALGAFVGMPAVRNFAIYAAGAVFINALLQVTMFVSFLTLNQQRVEDCRMDLFPCVQLKSARIHLNGTGNLGPRYHEAPQESMLQQFIRKYYAPALLGKKVKAVVVLVFLGVFTAGVSLIPEVELGLDQRVAIPDDSYLIPYFNDLYAYFESGPPVYFVTKESNFTQREHQQEVCARFTTCNELSMTNILEQERKRPEISYIASPTASWIDDFFLWLDPDLGESCCVENGKACFADRNPPWSITMSGMPKGQEFVHYLDKFIQSPTTEECPLGGQAAYGDAVVIDHEKTTIGASHFRTMHTPLRSQSDFIKAYASARRIANDISAQTGTEVFPYSVFYIFFDQYASIVDLTLALVGSALALIFVISTVLLGSFITAAVVTVTVMMAVVDIVGAMAVMGVSLNAVSLVNLIICVGIAVEFCVHIARAFMFPSRTFMERAKNRFRGRDARTWTALANVGGSVFSGITVTKLLGVTVLAFTRSKIFEIYYFRVWVALVIFAATHALIFLPVALSLLGGEGYVDPESIGGLEEDLAARRYRATLDHYSDSEDDE, from the exons ATGGCGAGGATCAGTTCCTTGGCCCTATCTGCCTCGCTGCTGCTAGCTAGCCTAGCTGCCGCCGAGCAGCCATGGACCCAGAAACACGAAGCCGGCCGCTGTGCCATGCGGGGGCACTGCGGCAAGAAGAGCTGGTTCGGCAAGGAGCTCCCTTGCGTTGACAACGGACCTGCCGAGAACCCTGACGAGGACTTTCGCAAGTTGCTTGTCGACCTGTGCGGGCCAAAGTGGGAGACAGGTCCAGTGTGTTGCGATAAATCGCAG GTTGAATCCCTCAAGTCTGAGCTGTCAACACCTCGGCAAATCGTGTCTTCGTGCCCTGCATGCAAAGACAATTTCTACAACCTCTTCTGCACCTTTACCTGCTCGCCCGACCAGTCCCTGTTTGTCAACGTTACCAAGGCTCAGGAAAAGAACGGAAAGCTGCAAATCACCGAGCTGGACCAGCTGATATCGAGTGAGTATGGAACTGGCTTTTATGACAGCTGCAAGGATGTCAAGTTCGGCCCGTCCAACTCCAAGGCGATGGACTTtattggcggcggcgccaagAACTACACACAGCTGTTGAAGTTTTTGGGAGATGAAAAGGCCATTGGATCACCGTTCCAAATCAACTTCCCGACAGAGTACTCGGAGCCGGCCATGTCGCCGCGGGAGATGAAGCCCAAACGATGCAACGACGATGATCCGAATTTCAGATGTGCCTGTGTCGACTGCCCTCAAGTCTGCCCCGAGCTTCCCGCCGTCAAGGAGTCTGGGTCTTGCCATGTCGGCTCACTCCCGTGCCTCTCGTTTGCTGCCATCTTCACTTACAGCATCATCCTGTTCAGCCTTGCCGTCGCGCTTACTGGTGGCTTTGTGCTCAAGAAGCACAACGAGCGTCGCCGTGAAAGGCTGAGACTTCTCCAGGATCCCGTTAggagcgacgacgaggatgagggaGACCTCGTGCACAACAACGCCATGCTCGACCGGCCTCAGTCAAACTATCCCGTCAACTCGTGGTGCGACTCTGCTTTCAGCAAGCTCGGCCATACGGCAGCGAGATTCCCGGGTATCACCATCATCAGCAGCTTGATTATCGTTGCGGTCCTGTCACTCGGTTTGTTCAGGTTTGATATTGAAAAGGATCCTGCTCGGCTCTGGGTCAGCCCGACCTCGGCTGCCGCGCAAGAGAAGGCATTTTTCGACGCCAACTTTGGGCCGTTTTATCGCGCTGAGAAGATCTTCCTGGTCAATGACACCAACCCATCGTCTCCTGGCCCAGTCCTCAGCTACGACAACCTCATCTGGTGGATCGACGTCGAGAACAGTGTCAAGCAGCTCAAGGGTCCCAGATTTGGCGCAATGCTGCAGGATGTTTGCCTCAAACCAACTGGGTCCGCATGTGTCGTCCAGTCGGTAGCTGCCTACTTTGGTAACGACGCCGACAACGTCAGCAAGGGTGGATGGAAAGGCAACCTCCGGGACTGTGCGCGATCTCCAGTCGAGTGCCGACCAGACTTTGGACAGCCCATCGATCCCGGTATGATTCTGGGCGGGTATGGGGCTGGAGACGACATTGCAGATGCCCAGGCTATGACAGTGACGTGGGTTCTGAACAACTTCCCAGAAGGCACTTCCGAGGAGGCGCGGGCCATGGACTTTGAGGAGGCTCTGAAGAACCGCCTTCTGAAGCTTCAGGAGGAAGCTGCCGACAGGGGCCTGCGACTTTCTTTCTCGACCGAAATCAGCCTCGAGCAGGAGCTGAACAAGTCGACCAACACTGACGCCAAGATCATTGTGATCAGCTACATTGTCATGTTCCTATATGCATCCATCGCTCTCGGCTCCACCACGCTCAACTTTCGTGAATTCTTCCGCAACAAGTCACTCTTTTTTGTTCAGTCCAAGTTTGGCCTAGGCATCGTCGGCATCGCCATTGTTCTCTTGTCAATCATGGCTTCCATCGGTCTCTTCTCGTGGTTCGGGCTCAAGGTAACTCTGATCATTGTCGACGTTATCCCCTTTATCGTCTTGGCTGTTGGTGTCGACAACATCTTCCTCATTGTCCATGAGTTTGAGCGTGTCAATATCAGCCACCCTGACCTCGACGTCGAGCTGCGCATCGCAAAGGCTCTGGGCAGGATGGGACCGTCTATTCTGTTTTCGGCCGTCACCGAAACGGCGTCCTTTGCACTGGGTGCTTTCGTGGGCATGCCTGCGGTGCGCAACTTTGCCATCTACGCTGCCGGCGCGGTTTTCATCAATGCGCTTTTGCAGGTAACCATGTTCGTCTCATTCTTGACCCTGAACCAGCAACGTGTCGAAGACTGCCGCATGGACCTGTTTCCGTGTGTGCAACTCAAGTCAGCGCGCATCCATCTCAATGGCACTGGCAATCTTGGGCCGCGATACCATGAGGCCCCACAGGAGAGCATGCTGCAGCAATTCATCAGGAAATACTATGCACCTGCTCTTCTCGGCAAAAAGGTCAAGGCTGTTGTTGTCCTCGTTTTCTTGGGCGTGTTCACCGCAGGAGTGTCGTTGATCCCCGAGGTCGAACTTGGTCTTGACCAGCGCGTGGCCATTCCGGACGATTCTTATCTTATCCCTTACTTTAACGACCTCTACGCCTACTTTGAGTCGGGTCCGCCGGTCTACTTTGTTACCAAGGAGTCCAACTTCACACAGAGGGAGCACCAACAGGAAGTTTGCGCTAGGTTCACGACGTGCAACGAGCTCTCCATGACCAACATACTGGAACAGGAGCGCAAGCGACCGGAAATTTCTTACATCGCCTCCCCGACCGCAAGCTGGATCGACGATTTCTTCCTGTGGCTGGACCCGGATCTGGGAGAGAGCTGCTGTGTGGAGAACGGCAAGGCTTGCTTCGCCGACCGCAATCCACCGTGGAGCATCACCATGTCGGGAATGCCCAAGGGGCAAGAGTTTGTGCACTATCTCGACAAGTTCATCCAGTCGCCCACGACCGAGGAGTGCCCTCTGGGAGGTCAGGCTGCGTATGGCGATGCTGTGGTCATTGACCACGAAAAGACTACCATTGGCGCCTCGCATTTCCGCACGATGCACACACCTCTGCGCAGCCAAAGCGATTTCATCAAGGCTTATGCTTCAGCGCGAAGAATCGCAAATGATATCAGCGCACAGACGGGCACCGAGGTCTTCCCTTATAGTGTTTTCTACATCTTCTTCGACCAGTACGCAAGCATTGTCGACCTCACCCTAGCTCTCGTCGGTTCGGCGCTTGCCTTGATTTTCGTCATCTCCACTGTGCTCCTCGGATCCTTCATCACAGCTGCCGTCGTCACTGTCACTGTCATGATGGCTGTCGTTGACATTGtaggcgccatggctgtgaTGGGTGTTTCGTTGAACGCCGTTTCGCTGGTCAACCTGATTATCTGCGTGGGAATTGCAGTCGAATTCTGTGTGCACATTGCGCGCGCCTTCATGTTCCCGTCTCGGACCTTTATGGAACGGGCAAAGAACCGCTTCCGTGGCCGTGATGCTCGTACCTGGACTGCCTTGGCCAACGTCGGCGGGTCGGTGTTCTCGGGCATCACAGTCACCAAGCTTCTCGGAGTGACGGTGCTGGCCTTTACTCGGTCCAAGATTTTCGAGATTTACTACTTCCGCGTGTGGGTCGCGCTCGTCATCTTTGCGGCAACCCACGCGCTCATCTTCTTGCCAGTAGCGCTCAGCCTGCTCGGTGGCGAGGGTTACGTCGATCCCGAGAGCATCGGGGGACTCGAGGAGGACTTGGCAGCTCGGCGGTACAGGGCCACGCTTGATCACTATTCAGACTCGGAGGACGATGAGTAG
- a CDS encoding hsp90-like protein, translating into MVLHNPNNWHWVNKDVAPWAKQWFQDNLTKLEVQDGDVTAKVSKVVSMDGDVDVSQRKGKVITIFDVKLVLEYSGNIADGDEVTGTITIPEVAHDTEENEFVFEIDIYSDSKEKQPVKDAVRSKLVPKLRSEFVKLAPALIAEHGKDIQHAPGSNPSSGFSTPKVHAPSGAAAKATTSTTAQTNSTGSVVNTTTVTDQEEFRTTAAELYQTFTDPQRLAAFTREAPRVFEGAKKGGKFQLFGGNVEGEFLDLQEPTKIVQSWRLRQWPAGHFSKLEIEFDQNDREGVTTMRVNWSGVPIGQEEVTKQNWLEYYVRSIKKTFGFGTIL; encoded by the exons ATGGTGCTGCACAATCCGAACAACTGGCATTGGGTCAACAAGGACGTTGCACCATGGGCCAAGCAGTGGTTCCAGGACAACCTCACAAAGCTCGAAGTACAGGATGGCGATGTCACGGCAAAGGTTAGCAAGGTTGTCAGCATGGACGGCGACGTCGACGTCAGCCAGCGCAAGGGCAAGGTCATTACCATCTTTGATGTCAAGTTAGTTCTTGAGTACTCAG GTAACATTGCCGACGGCGACGAGGTGACTGGAACAATCACAATCCCCGAGGTTGCCCACGACACCGAGGAGAACGAGTTTGTG TTCGAAATCGACATCTACTCCGACTCCAAAGAGAagcagccagtcaaggaCGCCGTCAGGTCCAAGCTGGTCCCGAAGCTGCGATCCGAGTTCGTCAAGCTGGCCCCGGCCCTCATCGCCGAGCACGGCAAGGACATCCAGCACGCTCCCGGCTCAAACCCCTCCAGCGGCTTCTCCACACCCAAAGTCCACGCACCCAGCGGGGCGGCAGCAAAGGCCACCACCTCGACCACAGCCCAGACCAACTCCACCGGCAGCGTCGTCAACACGACAACGGTGACGGACCAAGAAGAGTTCCGGACGACCGCCGCAGAGCTCTACCAGACCTTTACCGACCCGCAAAGGCTGGCCGCGTTCACGCGCGAGGCCCCGCGGGTGTTTGAGGGCGCCAAGAAGGGCGGCAAGTTCCAGCTGTTTGGCGGCAACGTTGAGGGCGAGTTCCTGGACCTGCAGGAGCCGACCAAGATCGTCCAGAGCTGGAGGCTGAGGCAATGGCCCGCGGGCCACTTCTCCAAGCTCGAGATCGAGTTTGACCAAAACGACCGAGAGGGCGTGACGACCATGCGCGTCAACTGGAGCGGGGTGCCGATCGGACAGGAGGAGGTGACGAAACAAAACTGGCTCGAGTACTACGTGCGGAGCATCAAGAAGACTTTTGG CTTCGGAACCATTCTCTGA